The genomic segment ATAAATGACAGTTTAAAATCACAGGACTGCCAGTAGATAAAACGAAATTTCAAATGCCATCATAAATAAAACTCTCTTTAATTACCTCCTGAAGACTGAGAGGGAAGGGCAAGGCACAGATTCCTGGGGAGGTTTGTCtacaattgtggggctgccagtGAAAAGGCCCCCTCTCACAAAcccaccaaataagcttctttgatTGGCAGAACAGTCAGGAGGGCTTCTCCTTGTGGTGGTAATTCCTAGGCAGGAACATATGGTAGAAGACAGCTCTTCAGATACCCTGGTCTCAAGGGCTTTAAAATAAGAGGCAACCAGTCATCACTGTGCATATTCAGTTCCTGCTTCAATGGGCTTTTTACTTCTGATCTCAGTCTGGAGCAAAAATTTACGGTCAAACTGTGGTGTATGAGCTTCAATGGTAGTCTTGCTGTTAGCACAATGTAGGACTGTTTATTACGTCAGTAATTTTTTGGATGATACAACTTTAAAACATCTCCTataacttttccaccaggcaccTTGCCTTCCCCCCCTGCCTTGTGGGTGGAGTGTGCCAAGGGAAATTCTAGAAATGCGATCTGTAGGATACCTTGGGGAAAACAGGGCTGAACCTTCCCCCGGAAAACTCATTACTAATCTTGCTCCAGTTCTCTCTCCTAATGGCAGCAATCATGACTCGCTTTCCTTTTGTGGCTAACGATATCCTGCCATAGGGCAGCTGGGTGCAGTGCATGCCAACAAAGGCTGGCCCCTGCATTTTTCAACTGCAAGCCTGACCCAACAGCTCACCTCCTTTCCCAGGAGCTCCTTCTCTCTCCCTAGCAGGGAGTAGATCAAGAGGACAGCTGCTTCTCTGATGCGTGGCAGTGGGTTGTAAATTGCCAGCAATGAGGTCTGGAGGAAAGATCTCCTTTGTTGTTGATTGAAGATCTTTGCAAACATCTAAAAATATACAGAAGGACATATTAAAAGATGTATCAAGAATCATTCTCAGCAGTTACCCAGTAGGAGGAAAAATTATAGTTTGAGAGGTTGGAAAACGGCTTCCTTGCCATTCAagttctgcctggtggaatgatatCCACACCCCTTGCATCAAACAAGTATCCATTGTGCATCActtgttttaaaatacaataagtgGGAAGGTCCCTATATCCAAAGAGTCATAAATCCATTTGTCTTGGAGGGAGGACAGCTATTGACTGGATTTCTGGGTAATCCATTCCACATCAAACTAAATTGGGAACTGTAAGAGACATCTCTACATGCTGAAATTTTGTTCTACATACATCGTCCATGATGCTGTGATGGAATAGCCATACCTGGCCCACTTTGCTGACATCAATATAGCCTAgaatttctttgttgttttcctttTGCTGACACCAAGGTGTTTCAATCGTGTGCACATCTGAAAGGAAGACAACAGGAATAAAGTTGCTCTCTATGGCTTGATGGCTTGGGGTATGTGTTTTATGCTTATTTCCTGCTTCTGAATTCATTCATGACTAGGGGCCAAGAATaggggcgctagattagggggatggagtggaagaactctgtggatggccttcccctaggatctggaaaggctgcaaacaGCTGTTATGaaattcaccggcaggggcagctcttatgcggcagggatctgcagcctccaagcctcggagggaaagggaaggaggatggggtggtcaggggtgggggacagaaggcagttggctggctgctggacagacaggcaagccggttggaggggTGGGACTCAGGCATGGGACaactgccctgaatgggtgttaagcactgagtggcacttaaactatgagacatgctcctcctccaaggccttaccagaaatattaagtggaacagatgtgggATAGGAATTCAAGAAGCAAGTCAAGAATTTGGGCCTTCCCAAATGCACTTCTGGTCTCATTCTTTCCAGCTTACTTACTTCGATTAAGAAGCACATTGTAAAGGCACATGATCCCCTCCCTAGCCTGCTCATTCACATCTTGGCTGGTATCTGTTAGGCAGAGAGCGAGTTCTGCCACATGGCGTCCCAGCAATGGGTGGTCATCAAAATCCTAGTGGGGTAGAAGACAAGAGGAATATCCACCCACATATCCCTATCAATTGTTCATCTCTCTCTCTATTAATCCCTATCCTGAAAATCCCTGGGTAGTCTAGATCCTTGCTCTAAGGAATGTTCATCATTCACCGAATCAAAGGAAATGAAGCCTAATTTGGTGGTAGAAAATGCCGCCAATTCACAATGTAAGAAgtatcctgtagggttttcagggcaagagtcaTGCAGATTAGGCGTTTTGCCACTGCTGGCCTCTGtgtcatgatcctggtattccttggaagcctCCTACCCAAATATTGGCCaagactgaccttgcttagcttctgagatctaatgagaccagggcccattatgcacacgttggataatgcactttcaatgcattttagaattagattatcctgttctgcacaggaaaatccatctgcaaaaacatattgaaagtgcattatccaatgtgtgcataatggatccaggctagcctgggctaaccaGGTCAGGGGTTCTACAATTCATGTAAGGCCTACAATTAGAGTGCCTGGTGGGGAATTCCGAAGTCCATTCCATAGGTGAAAATGCTATTTACTCTTCAGAAGACTGAAACGGTGCAATACATTTTATCATGCCTGTGTTGTACTATCCCATTTCTGTTTCATTCTCCACCTACATGAGTGAGTTATGATGTTAGCCTAAAGCTAATTAGAACCAGAGTACATTTCAACTTTCAGACTTCTTCCCCAGAGAAGCTGCACTTTGGATTCACTTTGTCCAACCCTTGTTCCTTCCAATCTAAAGACTGTCAAGCCACACCAGCATTGGGGGGGAGGTACTCACATCAAAATGTTGAGAGAGCATCATATGTTGGAGCAGGGCTGTGTTGACTTTTTGAGCCCTGGCTTTCTCCTTGGGATCTCTGGATTTGATCCAGAAGTTAATGTGCTGTGGGCAGAAGTAGTTCAGGACCATTGTAAGTTCTCTGCCATGCTGATACATTGCTATAAGCCAGCCCCTTTtagtcttttgaccatggaggagcccatgaaatattttccagCCTTTGAAGAGCCCTTGAACCAAGGAGGAAATGATATCAACTGGCCATACCTCCCCGTCCCACTCAAAGATTGAGGGAGAGATAGAAAGGAGATGGTTTGAAacaggagtaggcatccaggtCAGCGGAAGTGGCAGGTTTCCTGCATGGGAGATAGGGCAAAGGCAGGGGAACCCTTGCAGAGCTCTCACATAGTCCAAGGgctccagggagccctggttgggaatccctgcactaaTCCCTGGTATTGACAAGTCTGTCTACACTGCAGGCTGTTTTTTCTGTACAAGAGgtctctgtttttttgttttttaatggctcTAAGATGGCTGTACTCCTATTATGTTGCTGACAATTTATTTTGGTCATCAAGACTCATACTGGTGCCTTGTGTATGCGTGTGTATACTATATGATAAGTGTGCCAAGAAGATGGCAGTTGATATATTCCCATGCTAGTCTCTTGCTTGTATTAAGTGTAAGACAGATCCCTCCACTCTTCTTCTTACCTCCAGTATGAAGAGGATGTGACCAGTTGTTGGCTCCTCCTCCAGTAGCCCTTTCAGCATTGCCTGCAACGTATCTATGGACGTTTTGTAAAGTGCCTAAAAGGAGAGAAAGTCATATAAGCCATAATCTCTCTTTGAAGGTTCAAGTAGACTGTGATGGCCATCAAGCAGATATGTTTCTGCTGTGGACGGTTTCAAGGAGTCAGGAAACTCAGAATCAGATGGAACTTGCTATAGTAAGATTCCCTCCCTGCCTTGCCTGGGTTATCCATTACATGGAGTTAGAGTAGGAATCAGCCCTCACAAGTCACACCACAGTGACTTCCTCAATGCTGATGAGTTCTGCCACAGCTCACCTGATTATGGGGGTTGGAATCCTCAATGTCCGCACTTAAAACACCCTGAAGAGCAAACCGCAGAACACCAGATTCCACATCTGGGGGAAGGGGTGTCTTGATTTTGCTGACAACAAGATATTCAGATAAATGTTAGATGCTGCTGCTTGTAAGGGAAGGACCTTCAGCTCGGCTGACCCTTGGGCAGTGAACCTGATATACGTTCTTTTGCCAGTGTCCTGTAGGAAGGATGCTGATCACCATCATTTCATAGCTTTGTTATGCCTCCCATGTATCAGGTTTCCCAGATTTTTAGGTTGATTGATTCTCCaccgcttccccctccccccccaaaataaaaattccaaagaaggtTTACTTACTTTTTATGGTCCATTATACCATCACTGAATTAGTATTTTTGAAAAGTCTCAAATAAGTAAATCATTCAAAGATATAAATAGAAACCATCTTTTCCAGAATGAgaatttgaataaaacttttagcCATGGAGAAAAACCGTAAGCCCTATAGAATTATAACATATGAGACCATTTGTCTTGGCATTTTTTGCCAGCTGGCACATACTTTTTCTGGATTAGAGTTGGAGGCATAGGTCAGTGACACTAGAGGAGAAGTAGGAATCATCTGAGAAAGCCAAAGATTAAGCCTAGACATTGGACTCAAGAAGAATTTACATAACTTTGCATAGAGACGGTAAAAGTTAATTTAGATGGCAGTCCAGTATAGTCAGCTATTTTGCACATGGTGTTTAAGACAATGTCTGATAACATGACGATCGGAAATATTGGCAAGaacaggagggaatgcagaaaaataaGAGCAGAAGGTCATCGGCATAACAGGAATGTAAGCAGGCTGCAGTAATGTTTGTCAGAAGGGCAAGTATAAAACTGCTTCTCCCCCGGCCCTTCCCAACTGAACCATGTGCTTCAGTAACTCTGGTACTAGAACTGGAATGGTATTCTTATAAATAGTAGGGATACCTGAGATTCTGGATAGCAAACATAGCACATATCAGAGTAGTGTTTGGCACTGACTGTTCAGGTAGATTTGCCATCATCATCTAGGAGAAAGAAATTAGTAAAGCACAAACAATGAATCAGTGCTCCATCACCTCTCAGATTTGTGAAGGGCAATTTGATATATTGTGTTTCTCCAATCTGATTCCACACTTTCAGCTTGGCCAGCCATATTTGTCTGATCTCCTTTTCTATGATGTAGCCACACAAATTTAGGAGGTGTTAGTTCTTTTTAGAATAAAGATGTTCGTGATGTGGctacagcctttttttttttttttttttacaattcctAGGATTCCTGTAtcactccccatcccctccttggaccccaggtttggttccccacctAACCTTTTGATGTTACCTGACAGCTCATGCTGCATCTTACCCACCATGACGTACTCTGCCAAAATAGCTTTTGAGTGTGGCAGCTGTGATTCCCCCAAGCCTTTCTCTTCAGCTTCCCTGGAAAGTGCAGATATTGAACTCAGGAAACTGATGTTTAAAAATTTTTCCTGGAATCCATGGAAGTGGTAAGATTCAGCCTGCAAGGGAGAGAGATTTGTGGCTTGTGTGAAATCATGCCAGGACCCTTCCAGCAGCGTCTGAATGGAAGTAGTCCTGGTACAGTCTGCAGCTTCCCTTGCCCTGAAGGCAGTTGCAGAACCTTTTAATATAGTTCCAAGAAGGAATCTTGGTGTGCACTTCTCAAAGTTTGACAGGACATATTAAGCATACTGAAAATCATCTCATCCTCTTGATTCATGTAGGAATTAGTGACACAGTTaggcttagcttttgagatagCATAAGGAATTATGAAGACCTGGGTAGAAAATTGAAACATCTTAATGTAAAGGTAGGGATTTGACCCTCCCATATGTAGGTCGTGGtgcaaggagggaggaaaagataaTGAAGGTAAACAAGTGTCTGCATGAGTGATGTCGGCAAGAGCATTTTCGTTTTATGCATCATGGTTCGTGGTTCCAGCACGGTGAACTTTGGACAATGGGTTACACCTCACGGCAGCTGGAATAAACATTTTTGCTAAGAAACACGCAAATGAAATTAGGAGAGAGTTAAACTGAgtgatggggaagggagggagtatTTTTGAGAGCAGTAGTTTTTATAGTGGGGGAGACAGTAATCTAGTACTGACAGTGAGATAAGAGTGAAAAATTCAAGTGCCCCACAGTGAAAGAAGAATAGATTTAAATAAGCAGATAGGGTGAAGGGACCATGGCATGAAATGTTTATATACTAATGCACAGAACATGGGCAGTAAGCAAGAATTATTAGTGCAGAAAAGCAAATACGGTATAATGAACATTACTGAGACTTGATGGGACAAATCTCATATTGGAATGTATTAGTTGTGGGGTATAGTTTATATAGAAGGAAAAGGAGGCAATGGTGTCGTGATAACAGGAGATGGTGACAAGGCAAAAGTTTTTAATTCCTTCTTTTTTTGGCGTTTTCTCATAAGGAAAAAGATATTCAGCTGGGGGAAAATGAAGTAGAGAATATTGGGGATGGGATAAAGAGGTTGTACACAAATATTTGGCtactttaaatgaaattaaatctcCAGGGCCTAATGAATTACCTCCAAGAGTATTGAAAGGATTGACAGAGGAAATCCCAGAATCTTTAGAATCCCAGAATCTTTGAGAAGTCCTCGAGAATAGGGGATGTTCCAGTGGACTGGAGGAGTGCAGATGTAGCCCTCATTTttgaaaaagggaaaaagaagtCCCCAACAATTACCACCCAGTCCGTTTCATATTACCAGTAAATGTTTTGGAACATTTCCATAGGgtgtgcaaaagggagctcctccaccagtcattcgcttgaggctgactaCTTGGAACATCTGGTCCTCCCCAGACACCctttcatgactgaacaatttgttctccccactattgttattcatgttgtgttgtaattgttatgaTAGATTGTGTTGTtctgttgaaaattgtataatgctatagagtgcTATAATGTTCCATGAAAagttatgcagtgttccatgtaaaccgcctagagctgtaaagaatgaatggtataaaaatccaaataaagaaataaaataaatagatcatTACAAAGGCAGTGTGAAAGCACTTAGAGGATAATGTGGTGCTTAataaaagtcagcatggatttatcaGAGATAAATCCTCTCAGAttaaccttatttctttttttggtagAATTACTTGTTTAGTAGATGCAGGAAATGCATAGGAAGTAATATATCTTGATTTTAATAAGGTTTTTGATAAGGTCCCCCATGATATTCTTGTGAGAAATTTAGTAAAAACAGGGATGgataaggtcacaatcaaaagGATTTGTAATAGTCTGTAGGGAGATGACCAGCAGTATACTGCAGGGTTCTGTGCTGAGGCCGTTATTAATATTTTCCTTAATGGTTTGGAAGAGGCAATAAAGAGTACATTGATCAAACTTGCAGATGACGCTAAATTGGGCGGGGCGCCTGATACCTCAGAGCAAAGgattcaaggagatctggataaACTGGAAAATTTggccatagccaacaaaatgaattttattaGGGAGAAGTATATTACATTTgggcaataaaaatgtgttgcataaatataagatgggggatacttgtcttgatagtagtacatgtgaaaggccTTAGGCATTCTGGTGGACAATATGTTGAATATAAGCCAACAGTGCAAGAtcgcagctaagaaggctaatgcaatattaggctgcattgctaggaacaTAGAATTTAGAGTAAGAgaagttataataccactctattctgcattggttagacttcatttggaatactctgtccagttctgggcaacactgttcaagaaggatattgacaagttggacaTGTTCTgagaagggcaactaggatgCTTGAGGTGTTGGAATCTGTGCCTTATGAgcaaaggttgagagagttgggtatatgtagcttggagaagaggagggcaaggggtgatatgacaGCTGTGTTTCATtgtgtaaaaggtagacatgtcgAAGAGGTGGCCAGCTTGTTTACTGCAACAGGGACTGGGAACAATGGATTCgcattacaggaaaggaggttccacttagaaAGAATTTCTTGATGGTGAGGGCTTTTTGTAGGTGGGATATGCTGCCCAGAGGGTGGTAGAGTCTCCTTCATcaaaagtttttaggaggagctTGGATGAGCACCTGCCAAGAATGTGCGttttttaagtctgtgaaaaGTTGGGGGGCTGGACTTGATGGTCCTTCCTTgtatcttccagctctgtgtgattctgattctgatcatGTAAAGAAAATGCCAGAAAATGTATATTCATTGAATATATGCTGTATTAAGAATACTGGAAATTATGAATGTGCAGCACTGTCCAAAACAGATGGATTAGGATTGATTCTGCCCTAAAATACCCTAGCAATTCCCTTGCTGTGTATGGAATGCtgcatatataaataaaaaaacatgTGGGAGCAAAGAGACATACTCTGGGACCGTGTGGGGTAGTTAAGGGATCTTCAAATTGTCTTGGTTTATGTGCAggaaaacaagagcctcttgtggtgcagagtggaaagcggctgaaaggctgtctgaaatctctgctcatgaagttgggagttcgatcccagcagccggctcaaggttgactcagccttccatccttctgaggtcggtaaaatgagtatccagcttgctgtgggataaaatggtaatgactggggaaggcactggcaaggccaccctatactgagtctgccataaaaacgctggagggcatcaccccaaggtgatgagcagggtcagacatgactcggggcttgcacaggggatacctttaccattttatGTGCAGGAAATGATTGTCCTGAGAGGTTTTGTACCTTCTCTAGATGCTTTATATGCTCCAGGATGGTGACACAGGAATCATCAGCCAAAGAGACCTCCTCTTCCTTTGGTATAGTTGCAGTTGAACAGGAATCCATAAAACTTGCTGTTGAAactggggttgggggtgggggaacaagaAGAATGTGgaaaaagatcagttcctcctttcttctttaAAATTGATCTTTTTAACTTTTTGAACCAGGATGGCATCTAGGAccaccatcccctccaggtcctgTTTTCTGTCAGCCAAGCTTCAGGAAGAGTCTTCAGGAAGGAGGGGTTGGCAGCACCCTTGGATGCCCTTTCTCTGGCTAGCAACCTTTCCCATGACTGGCATGGAATCGATTTGGCCCTTCCTTGCTGGCCTAATAAAGCCCTGTCTGGTGGTAGGCTGACTAGGGATGAGTATGAACCTAGAAAATGCAGTTTATGAGATTTGTGACAGAGCAGAATGTCCCCAAGTGATAAAGATGGGAATCTCTAACTAATACTCCTATATctgtcctccaaatttggtgatgATTGGATTTATGGAGTCTGAGTTATGGCCATGCAAAGAAgatgctcccaggaaagtgttcctgggggaaatgacagatcaggttcaggagattcaggagtgtatagaacaaaCCCTATGCAAGCTAGAGTCATAGAACTTGCAGGGAACCTCCCCCCTGATGCTCCTCTATATGCCCTTCTAGTTATTTGTGGATTGGATTTAGGAAATTCTGAACTATGGCTCTCCAAAGAAGAtgaccccaggaaagtgcttctcCTTGCAAGTCCTCGCTACCATCCTTATCCCCTGCCTGTTGCCAGAGGGAACTGGCAACACTGGCAAAGCTGTCCTGTGCTGGAGTGCCTTCTGGAGCAGGTGAAGACAGGATTGGGCAGCCACACTGAGACAGTCATCAAAACTCCTTTTATTTTGAGAGGTGTAGATGCCTGAGCACCACATGTTCCTTTGTCCCATTCCTAACTAATAAGATGGATTCTCCTACCAATATCCTACGAGCCCTAGATTTCTTCTCATCCACAAAATGAGGTGCAATATATTTCTAGCCAGTTCAGTAATAGACCCAATGGTGTCTGGGATGGAATTTTTCCTGTGAGGATAGTACTAATCTTGCAATCCCTATACTCACTTGTAAAAATAGAACTTTTCATTGTGGTGATTTCCAGAGCCTCCTGAGAAGTGCACTCCTGGGGACTGATTTTATTGCACGTACAGCACTCACATATGTTCTTCAGTTTTTCCCCAGCCTGTTTGCAGACCTCCTTCTTTTCTTTGCAGAGAAGAAACcagcttttgtggggagaagttGTTGGTGTTTCATCCAGCATCGGCTTCCTATTTCCAGATGTGGAAACGACAACATCCCCTTCCTCATTGGTGCCCACCATTGTACCACTCTTCCACAGGAACCCACTCATCCTTTTGAACCTAGAATAAAGAGAAGGTCACAGATCTCCTACCTTGTGTGTATTTCAACTAAACTAGACTGGACTCTTCAAACCTCTACACTGTATGAAAAGTTTCTTCCATGGCCCTTGTGGACAGTGTTTTAATGAGCCAGGTTATATCTGTAGAGAGGAGAATGTTCTGTTACAGCTATACTTGGTTGCAGCAGTGGAAACACTGGCTTTTATCCAGGCATGAATACTCGGCCAATTGTCTTTTGTGTATCTCTATTCTTTTTAAGCTTCCTGTTTACTGATGAAATACTGTCAGTTGTCGGCATTATAGAGCGCTATTTATTATCATTTTCTCAGTGTAGTTTAATGTTATGTCTTCTGCAGTTTTGGGAGGCAGTTTATGGGGGATACCTGTTGAAGATAGACTATGCCCATGTGGTACTAGTGAAAGGGAGACTTTAGTCTGTATGATGTTTTATTGCGCCTTTTATGAATTTCAACAGAAATTTTATACCAGGTGCCTTCTAGATGAGAGCAGCGATCCCTCTGATTCAATAAGACTCTATAGTCTTTTTGTTGACACGATGCCTGAGAGAATTGAGAAGGTAGCAAGATTTCTATAGAGTGTTCAGTTTATTTGCCAGAGCAGTTATGATATAAATTGAAACTTCATCTAAAGTATGCTTGTTGTTATTTGTCTCACCAACTGAATCTCCTTTGTATAATGCCAGTAAATGTGCTAAGACAGTGTACTATTCTGTTTAATGTGATGCAAAATGAGGGCAGATTTAAAGGAAGAGCTTAAGAATCCAAGAGCTTTAGGTAAAGCTTCAGAATCGAGGTCATAATATGATTTTAATTCTGCAAAGGTGAACTCATGTCAGGACAACTGATTGTATCCATCAGCCTcattcttttagaagaagaagaaaaagaagaagaagagttggttcttatatgctgcttttctctacccaaaggagtcttcaccttccctttcccttattagagaggatacttactgaatttgcagacgatactaaactgggaggggtagcaaacacaactgaagacaatcAGAAtagaggatgatcttgacaggctcgagaaatggactaaactgaataaaatgaagttcaatagggacaaatttaaagttctgcatttaggtaggaaaagccaaatacatcaatataggatgggggagacttgtcttggtagtagcatgtgcgaaaaggatctaggagtcttagtagactatacattgaacatgagccagcagtgtgactcggctagacaggcaaatgggattttgggctgtatcaaatggagtatcgtgtccagatcacgggaggtgatggtaccgctttactttgctctggtttagcctcacttggagtaccattttgggcaccccaattgaagagggatgtagacaaactggaacgtgtccagaggagagcaacaaagatggtgaggggtttggagaccaaaatgtatgaagaaaggttgggggagtttggtcactttagcctggagaggagaagactgaaaGGAGATTTGATAACTATCgtaaagtatttaaaaagctgccatatagcagatggagcagagttgttctcttttgccccggagggacggaccagaaccaatgggatgaaattatttcaaaagaaattccgtctaaacatcaggaagaagttattgacagttagagcagtttctcagtggaacaggcttccttgggaggtggtgggttctccatctttggaaatttttaaacagaggctggatagccctctgacagagaggctgattctgtgaaggcttaagggggtggaaggttacagtggatgagcgatagggatgtgagcatcctgcatagtgcaggactagatgacccatgaggtcccttccaactctatgattctatgattctaggaacaaAATGCCTCATACTGTGGGGGAAATCCAACTGGTCAAGGATATTTTGAATTTtaccatagattcaagtgggtagccatgttggcctgaagcagggTTACTCAAACTACGGCCTGTGGGCCACATACAGCCTGCTGAAGACTTTTATCCGACCCACCAGGTATTTTTGCTGCGGCTGCCGGTCCTGCTTAGCAGCCGACTCACCCCAGGCCCGCAGTGCACATGTGTGGAATGTGTTCCGCGTTCTCCGACTCcactccttctctctgtctctcccaggGCGGGCAGGCTTGGCAATCAGGAGAGGGTGAGTTGGGAGGTGGCCCTTCTTGGGCAGCAGTTGGGAGGGCAGCTGGCTTGGATCTATGAAAATTAGGTTCATGGAAATCTCCCCCCCTGCTTCTGGGGACATTGAGGGGCTATTCTATGGGGGTGTCTG from the Paroedura picta isolate Pp20150507F chromosome 10, Ppicta_v3.0, whole genome shotgun sequence genome contains:
- the LOC143819642 gene encoding maestro heat-like repeat-containing protein family member 7, whose amino-acid sequence is MSGFLWKSGTMVGTNEEGDVVVSTSGNRKPMLDETPTTSPHKSWFLLCKEKKEVCKQAGEKLKNICECCTCNKISPQECTSQEALEITTMKSSIFTISTASFMDSCSTATIPKEEEVSLADDSCVTILEHIKHLEKAESYHFHGFQEKFLNISFLSSISALSREAEEKGLGESQLPHSKAILAEYVMMMMANLPEQSVPNTTLICAMFAIQNLSKIKTPLPPDVESGVLRFALQGVLSADIEDSNPHNQALYKTSIDTLQAMLKGLLEEEPTTGHILFILEHINFWIKSRDPKEKARAQKVNTALLQHMMLSQHFDDFDDHPLLGRHVAELALCLTDTSQDVNEQAREGIMCLYNVLLNRNVHTIETPWCQQKENNKEILGYIDVSKVGQMFAKIFNQQQRRSFLQTSLLAIYNPLPRIREAAVLLIYSLLGREKELLGKEVKEVKTKIVKAIHKLETGTDVTDLLQGLLPNQGQLIMEDIENTEEF